The proteins below are encoded in one region of Streptomyces ficellus:
- a CDS encoding phosphoglycerate kinase, whose amino-acid sequence MKTIDELLRQGVEGKRVFVRADLNVPQEGTTITDDGRIRAVLPTVKALTEAGAKVVVASHLGRPKGAPDPAFTLRFAAARLGELLGRPVSFAGDTIGSEAHAAVEGLADGQVAVLENLRFNAGETSKDDAERAEFAARLAALADVYVGDGFGAVHRGHASVYDLPRLLPAYAGYLIATEVGVLRKLTDDVKRPYVVVLGGAKVSDKLGVIDHLLDKADRILIGGGMAYTFLKAKGHEVGISLLQEDQVPACLEYLARAEAKGVEFVLPVDVLVSAEFPDLKTKAPANPTLVAADAIPADQEGLDIGPETRKLYASKLADAATVFWNGPMGVFEHPDYAEGTKAVAQALVDSPAFTVVGGGDSAAAVRTLGFDENAFGHISTGGGASLEYLEGKTLPGLAALED is encoded by the coding sequence ATGAAGACGATCGACGAGCTTCTGCGTCAAGGGGTCGAAGGCAAGCGGGTGTTCGTCCGCGCCGACCTCAACGTGCCGCAGGAAGGCACCACCATCACCGACGACGGCCGCATCCGCGCCGTCCTGCCCACCGTCAAGGCGCTGACCGAAGCCGGTGCCAAGGTCGTCGTGGCCTCGCACCTCGGCCGCCCCAAGGGCGCCCCGGACCCGGCCTTCACGCTGCGGTTCGCCGCCGCGCGCCTCGGCGAGCTGCTCGGCCGCCCCGTCTCGTTCGCCGGCGACACCATCGGCTCCGAGGCCCACGCGGCCGTCGAGGGCCTGGCCGACGGTCAGGTCGCCGTCCTGGAGAACCTCCGCTTCAACGCCGGCGAGACGTCGAAGGACGACGCCGAGCGCGCCGAGTTCGCCGCCCGCCTCGCCGCCCTCGCCGACGTGTACGTGGGTGACGGCTTCGGTGCCGTGCACCGCGGTCACGCCTCCGTGTACGACCTGCCGCGCCTGCTGCCGGCCTACGCCGGATACCTCATCGCCACCGAGGTCGGCGTCCTGAGGAAGCTCACCGACGACGTCAAGCGCCCCTACGTCGTCGTCCTCGGCGGAGCCAAGGTCTCCGACAAGCTCGGCGTCATCGACCACCTGCTGGACAAGGCCGACCGCATCCTCATCGGCGGCGGCATGGCGTACACCTTCCTCAAGGCCAAGGGCCACGAGGTCGGCATCTCGCTGCTCCAGGAGGACCAGGTCCCGGCCTGCCTGGAGTACCTGGCGCGCGCCGAGGCCAAGGGCGTGGAGTTCGTGCTCCCCGTCGACGTGCTGGTCTCGGCCGAGTTCCCGGACCTGAAGACGAAGGCCCCGGCCAACCCGACGCTGGTCGCCGCCGACGCGATCCCGGCCGACCAGGAGGGTCTGGACATCGGTCCCGAGACCCGCAAGCTGTACGCATCGAAGCTCGCCGACGCGGCCACCGTCTTCTGGAACGGCCCCATGGGCGTCTTCGAGCACCCCGACTACGCCGAGGGCACCAAGGCCGTCGCCCAGGCGCTCGTCGACTCCCCGGCCTTCACGGTCGTCGGCGGTGGCGACTCCGCCGCGGCCGTCCGGACCCTGGGCTTCGACGAGAACGCATTCGGCCACATCTCGACCGGCGGCGGCGCGAGCCTCGAGTACCTCGAAGGCAAGACGCTTCCCGGCCTCGCCGCACTGGAGGACTGA
- the tpiA gene encoding triose-phosphate isomerase: MTVRTPLMAGNWKMNLNHLEAIAHVQKLAFALTDKDYEAVEVAVLAPFTDLRSVQTLVDGDKLKIKYGAQDISAHDSGAYTGEISGVMLAKLKCAYVAVGHSERRQYHGESDEVCNAKVKAAFRNGLVPILCVGEGLDVRKAGEQVSHTLAQLDGGLKDVPAEEAETIVIAYEPVWAIGTGEVATPEDAQEVCGAIRGRLAELYSKELADKVRIQYGGSVKSSNVAAIMAQPDVDGALVGGAALDADEFVKIVRFRDQ, translated from the coding sequence ATGACCGTCCGCACCCCGCTGATGGCGGGCAACTGGAAGATGAACCTCAACCACCTCGAGGCCATCGCCCACGTCCAGAAGCTCGCCTTCGCCCTGACCGACAAGGACTACGAGGCCGTCGAGGTGGCCGTCCTCGCACCCTTCACCGACCTGCGGTCCGTCCAGACCCTGGTCGACGGCGACAAGCTGAAGATCAAGTACGGCGCCCAGGACATCTCGGCGCACGACTCCGGCGCGTACACCGGTGAGATCTCCGGCGTGATGCTGGCCAAGCTGAAGTGCGCGTACGTGGCCGTCGGCCACTCCGAGCGACGGCAGTACCACGGCGAGTCCGACGAGGTCTGCAACGCCAAGGTGAAGGCGGCCTTCCGCAACGGCCTGGTCCCGATCCTCTGCGTCGGCGAGGGCCTGGACGTCCGCAAGGCCGGTGAGCAGGTCTCCCACACGCTCGCCCAGCTCGACGGCGGCCTGAAGGACGTCCCGGCCGAGGAGGCCGAGACCATCGTCATCGCCTACGAGCCGGTGTGGGCCATCGGCACCGGCGAGGTCGCCACACCCGAGGACGCCCAGGAGGTCTGCGGGGCCATCCGCGGGCGGCTCGCCGAGCTGTACTCCAAGGAGCTGGCCGACAAGGTCCGCATCCAGTACGGCGGCTCCGTGAAGTCCTCGAACGTGGCCGCGATCATGGCGCAGCCCGACGTGGACGGCGCCCTGGTGGGCGGCGCGGCGCTGGACGCGGACGAGTTCGTCAAGATCGTCCGGTTCCGCGACCAGTGA
- the secG gene encoding preprotein translocase subunit SecG translates to MGFSIALIVFSALLMLLVLMHKGKGGGLSDMFGGGMQSSVGGSSVAERNLDRITVVVGLLWFACIVVLALLIKLDN, encoded by the coding sequence ATGGGGTTCTCGATCGCCCTCATCGTCTTCAGCGCGCTGCTGATGCTGCTGGTGCTGATGCACAAGGGGAAGGGCGGCGGCCTCTCCGACATGTTCGGTGGCGGCATGCAGTCGTCCGTCGGCGGGTCCTCCGTCGCCGAGCGCAACCTGGACCGCATCACCGTGGTCGTCGGTTTGCTGTGGTTCGCGTGCATTGTCGTACTTGCTCTCCTGATCAAGCTGGACAACTGA
- a CDS encoding RNA polymerase-binding protein RbpA yields the protein MASGNAIRGSRVGAGPMGEAERGESAPRLRISFWCSNGHETQPSFASDAQVPDTWDCPRCGFPAGQDRDNPPDPPRTEPYKTHLAYVRERRSDADGEAILAEALAKLRGEI from the coding sequence GTGGCAAGTGGCAACGCGATCCGGGGAAGCCGGGTCGGCGCGGGGCCGATGGGGGAGGCCGAGCGGGGCGAGTCCGCGCCGCGACTCCGCATCTCCTTCTGGTGCTCGAACGGGCACGAGACGCAGCCGAGCTTCGCGAGTGACGCGCAGGTCCCCGACACCTGGGACTGCCCGCGGTGCGGGTTCCCGGCCGGCCAGGACCGGGACAACCCGCCGGACCCGCCGCGCACCGAGCCGTACAAGACGCACCTCGCGTACGTACGGGAGCGGCGCAGCGACGCGGACGGCGAGGCGATCCTGGCCGAGGCGCTGGCCAAACTCCGCGGCGAGATCTGA
- the pgi gene encoding glucose-6-phosphate isomerase: MNAASRTRLNRMPEWTALGKHREQLGQTHLRELFAADPARGTAYTLRVGDLYLDYSKQLVTDETLRLLRELAAATGVAELRDAMFRGDKINTTENRAVLHTALRAPREAVVEVDGENVVPGVHAVLDKMAAFSERIRSGEWTGHTGRPIKNVVNIGIGGSDLGPAMAYEALRAYTRRDLTFRFVSNVDGADLHEAIHDLDAAETLFIIASKTFTTIETITNATSARDWLLTELRAGQEAVAKHFVALSTNAGKVEDFGIDTANMFEFWDWVGGRYSYDSAIGLSLMIAIGPERFREMLDGFHLVDEHFRTAPPEENAPLLLGLLGVWYGAFFDAQSHAVLPYSHYLSKFTAYLQQLDMESNGKSVDRDGNPVDWQTGPVVWGTPGTNGQHAYYQLIHQGTKLIPADFIGFAKPVDDLRPGLVAQHDLLMANFFAQTQALAFGKTPDEVRAEGVAEELVPHKTFRGNHPTTTILADELTPAVLGQLIALYEHKVFVQGAVWNIDSFDQWGVELGKVLAKKIEPVLTRGEGGDQLDSSTAALADRYRTLRGR, encoded by the coding sequence ATGAACGCAGCAAGCCGCACCAGGCTCAACCGGATGCCCGAGTGGACGGCGCTCGGCAAGCACCGGGAGCAGTTGGGGCAGACGCACTTGCGTGAACTGTTCGCGGCCGACCCGGCGCGCGGCACCGCGTACACGCTGCGGGTCGGCGACCTGTATCTGGACTACTCCAAGCAACTCGTCACGGACGAGACGCTGCGGCTGCTGCGCGAGCTGGCCGCCGCGACCGGAGTGGCGGAGCTGCGGGACGCCATGTTCCGCGGAGACAAGATCAACACCACCGAGAACCGGGCGGTCCTCCACACGGCGCTGCGCGCCCCCCGCGAGGCCGTGGTCGAGGTCGACGGCGAGAACGTGGTGCCGGGTGTGCACGCGGTGCTCGACAAGATGGCCGCGTTCTCGGAGCGGATCCGCTCCGGCGAGTGGACCGGCCACACCGGCCGTCCCATCAAGAACGTCGTCAACATCGGCATCGGCGGCTCCGATCTGGGCCCGGCGATGGCGTACGAGGCGCTGCGCGCCTACACCCGGCGGGACCTGACCTTCCGGTTCGTCTCCAACGTGGACGGCGCCGACCTGCACGAGGCGATCCACGACCTGGACGCGGCCGAGACGCTGTTCATCATCGCGTCCAAGACGTTCACCACCATCGAGACCATCACCAACGCCACTTCCGCCCGCGACTGGCTCCTCACCGAGCTGAGGGCCGGTCAGGAAGCCGTCGCCAAGCACTTCGTCGCCCTGTCGACCAACGCCGGCAAGGTCGAGGACTTCGGCATCGACACGGCCAACATGTTCGAGTTCTGGGACTGGGTGGGCGGCCGCTACTCCTACGACTCCGCCATCGGCCTCTCCCTGATGATCGCCATCGGGCCGGAGCGGTTCCGGGAGATGCTCGACGGCTTCCACCTGGTCGATGAGCACTTCCGCACGGCCCCGCCGGAGGAGAACGCGCCACTGCTGCTGGGTCTGCTGGGCGTCTGGTACGGGGCGTTCTTCGACGCCCAGTCCCACGCCGTCCTGCCCTACAGCCACTACCTGTCGAAGTTCACCGCCTACCTCCAGCAGCTCGACATGGAGTCCAACGGCAAGTCCGTCGACCGCGACGGCAACCCGGTCGACTGGCAGACCGGCCCCGTCGTCTGGGGCACGCCGGGCACCAACGGGCAGCACGCGTACTACCAGTTGATCCACCAGGGCACCAAGCTCATCCCGGCCGACTTCATCGGCTTCGCGAAGCCGGTCGACGACCTGCGGCCCGGCCTGGTCGCCCAGCACGACCTGCTGATGGCGAACTTCTTCGCCCAGACCCAGGCGCTGGCCTTCGGCAAGACGCCCGACGAGGTCCGTGCCGAGGGTGTGGCGGAGGAGCTGGTGCCGCACAAGACCTTCCGCGGCAACCACCCCACCACCACGATCCTCGCCGACGAGCTGACCCCTGCCGTCCTCGGCCAGCTCATCGCGCTGTACGAGCACAAGGTGTTCGTCCAGGGCGCCGTCTGGAACATCGACTCCTTCGACCAGTGGGGCGTCGAACTCGGCAAGGTGCTCGCCAAGAAGATCGAGCCCGTCCTGACCCGGGGCGAGGGCGGCGACCAGCTCGACAGCTCGACCGCCGCACTGGCTGACCGGTACCGGACCCTCCGGGGCAGGTGA
- a CDS encoding PH domain-containing protein: protein MTGEDAVRLRPPDRALNERAVGWWRTRLLLLTGVPVLVPAVLGALLEPARPWLWGPAAALAVTGLGCAAFLPRWWFRVHRWEVTDEAVYVRTGAFWQEWRIAPMSRIQTVDTVRGPLEQAFRLATVTVTTASSKGAVRIEGLDHELAADLAERLTRITRDTPGDAT, encoded by the coding sequence ATGACGGGGGAGGACGCGGTGCGGCTGCGGCCGCCGGACCGGGCGCTCAACGAGCGGGCCGTCGGCTGGTGGCGTACGCGGCTGCTGCTGCTGACCGGGGTGCCCGTGCTCGTGCCGGCTGTGCTCGGCGCGCTGCTCGAGCCGGCCAGGCCCTGGCTGTGGGGGCCCGCCGCGGCCCTGGCCGTGACCGGGCTCGGCTGCGCCGCGTTCCTCCCCCGCTGGTGGTTCAGGGTCCACCGGTGGGAGGTCACCGACGAGGCGGTCTACGTCCGGACGGGGGCGTTCTGGCAGGAGTGGCGTATCGCGCCGATGTCCCGGATCCAGACGGTCGACACCGTGCGCGGGCCGCTGGAGCAGGCGTTCCGCCTCGCCACGGTCACCGTGACCACCGCGTCCTCCAAGGGCGCCGTCCGCATCGAGGGCCTCGACCACGAGCTGGCCGCGGACCTGGCCGAACGGCTGACCCGCATCACCCGGGACACGCCCGGGGACGCGACGTGA
- a CDS encoding PH domain-containing protein: MRLDKRAVLVTALVAAGVAWGVCVPVLLGLSGGTWLREGPLRGARALLLLAAAVVFVLGGAALEYVRWTRTRYRIGPERAELHSGLLLVKRRSLARERIRSVDLTAHPLLRVLGLVKVRIGTGEHTGGGESTLELHPVSRAEGERLRRELLARPPEPARRAHPDGELAALDPRWIRYAPLSFVAPLLGGAAAGGLMQVSEWFGAQDDVIDWVGDRFRDTPVLGVVLALAAAALLAGVVGALGLWVEMWWNYRLEREPGGTLRVRRGLLTTRSVSIEERRLRGVELVEPLGVRLCGAARVDAVATGLAAAGDDRHADHKTLLPPAPRPLADAVAAQVLREAGPPTGAPLTAHPRAARARRLRWAVGAATVPVLVLAVLGAALSTVLLHAAVACALLLPPLAVLLALDAYRSLGHGTSGDYVVARSGTVRRATVALQRGGVIGWTVRQSYFQRRAGLVTLTATTAAGAGAYHVHDADRSEGLTFAAAAVPGLLEPFLERAPGSVPDDAPGTDRTRRGPGTPASAGEPGPPQRDVTKRQETDGRS; the protein is encoded by the coding sequence CTGCGGCTCGACAAGCGGGCCGTCCTGGTGACCGCCCTCGTCGCCGCCGGAGTCGCCTGGGGCGTCTGTGTGCCGGTGCTGCTCGGCCTCAGCGGCGGCACCTGGCTCCGGGAGGGGCCGCTGCGGGGCGCCCGCGCCCTGCTGCTGCTCGCCGCGGCGGTGGTCTTCGTGCTGGGCGGCGCCGCGCTGGAGTACGTCCGCTGGACCCGCACCCGGTACCGCATCGGGCCCGAGCGTGCCGAGCTCCACAGCGGACTGCTGCTGGTCAAGCGCCGGTCGCTGGCGCGGGAACGCATCCGCAGCGTCGACCTGACGGCCCACCCGCTGCTGCGCGTCCTCGGCCTGGTCAAGGTCCGGATAGGCACCGGCGAGCACACCGGGGGCGGCGAGTCCACGCTGGAGCTCCACCCGGTCAGCAGGGCGGAGGGCGAACGGCTCCGGCGTGAACTGCTCGCCCGGCCCCCGGAGCCCGCCCGGCGCGCCCACCCGGACGGCGAGCTGGCCGCCCTGGACCCCCGCTGGATCCGGTACGCGCCCCTGTCGTTCGTCGCCCCGCTGCTCGGAGGCGCGGCGGCGGGCGGTCTGATGCAGGTCAGCGAGTGGTTCGGCGCCCAGGACGACGTGATCGACTGGGTGGGTGACCGGTTCCGGGACACCCCCGTCCTAGGGGTCGTCCTCGCGCTCGCGGCCGCCGCCCTGCTCGCCGGCGTCGTCGGCGCCCTCGGCCTGTGGGTCGAGATGTGGTGGAACTACCGGCTGGAGCGCGAGCCCGGCGGCACCCTCCGGGTGCGGCGCGGTCTGCTCACCACCCGTTCCGTCTCCATCGAGGAGCGGCGCCTGCGCGGAGTGGAGCTGGTCGAACCGCTCGGCGTGCGGCTCTGCGGCGCGGCCCGGGTGGACGCCGTGGCCACCGGGCTCGCCGCGGCGGGCGACGACCGGCACGCCGACCACAAGACGCTGCTGCCCCCCGCGCCCCGCCCGCTGGCGGACGCCGTCGCCGCACAGGTCCTCCGGGAGGCGGGCCCCCCGACCGGCGCGCCGCTCACCGCCCACCCCCGCGCGGCCCGGGCCCGGCGGCTGAGGTGGGCCGTGGGCGCCGCGACGGTGCCGGTCCTGGTCCTCGCCGTCCTCGGCGCCGCCCTCAGCACAGTGCTGCTCCACGCCGCCGTGGCCTGCGCCCTGCTGCTGCCGCCGCTCGCGGTGCTCCTCGCCCTCGACGCCTACCGCAGCCTGGGCCACGGGACCAGCGGTGACTACGTGGTCGCCCGCTCCGGCACCGTACGCCGCGCCACGGTCGCCCTCCAGCGGGGTGGCGTCATCGGCTGGACGGTGCGGCAGTCGTACTTCCAGCGCCGCGCGGGCCTCGTGACGCTGACGGCCACGACGGCGGCGGGCGCGGGCGCGTACCACGTCCACGACGCGGACCGGTCCGAAGGGCTCACGTTCGCCGCGGCGGCCGTACCGGGGCTCCTGGAGCCGTTCCTGGAGCGCGCCCCCGGTTCGGTACCGGACGACGCACCGGGCACCGACCGAACGCGCCGAGGGCCCGGCACCCCCGCGTCAGCGGGTGAACCGGGCCCTCCACAACGTGACGTGACGAAGCGTCAGGAAACCGACGGCCGTTCCTGA
- the pgl gene encoding 6-phosphogluconolactonase: MTGPELVVHRDKELMARATSARLITAIVDAQAARGTASVVLTGGRNGNGLLAALASAPARDAVDWSRLDLWWGDERFLPEGDPDRNDTQARAALLDGVPLDPARVHTMPVLDGRHGKDVDAAADAYAAELAAAAGPDDEGPVPAFDVLMLGVGPDTHVASLFPELPAVRETERTVVGVHGAPKPPPTRISLTLPAIRAAREVWLLAAGEDKAQAVAVALSGAGEMQAPAAGAYGTSRTLWLLDEAAAARLPAAQERPSVS, encoded by the coding sequence GTGACCGGACCGGAGCTCGTCGTCCACCGCGACAAGGAGCTGATGGCCCGGGCCACCTCGGCCCGGCTGATCACGGCGATCGTGGACGCCCAGGCCGCGCGCGGCACCGCCTCGGTCGTCCTCACCGGCGGTCGCAACGGCAACGGCCTGCTGGCCGCGCTGGCTTCGGCGCCGGCCCGGGACGCGGTCGACTGGTCGCGCCTGGACCTGTGGTGGGGCGACGAGCGGTTCCTCCCGGAGGGCGACCCCGACCGGAACGACACCCAGGCGCGGGCGGCACTGCTCGACGGCGTTCCGCTCGACCCGGCGCGGGTGCACACCATGCCGGTGCTCGACGGCAGACACGGCAAGGACGTGGACGCCGCGGCCGACGCGTACGCGGCCGAACTGGCCGCCGCCGCGGGGCCGGACGACGAGGGCCCCGTCCCCGCGTTCGACGTCCTGATGCTGGGCGTCGGCCCGGACACGCACGTCGCCTCCCTGTTCCCGGAGCTTCCGGCGGTACGGGAGACGGAGCGCACGGTGGTCGGTGTGCACGGTGCGCCCAAGCCGCCGCCGACGCGGATCTCGCTGACGCTCCCGGCGATCCGGGCGGCGCGCGAGGTGTGGCTGCTCGCGGCGGGCGAGGACAAGGCACAGGCGGTGGCGGTCGCCCTGTCGGGCGCGGGCGAGATGCAGGCCCCGGCCGCCGGCGCGTACGGCACGTCGCGGACGCTGTGGCTGCTGGACGAGGCGGCCGCGGCGCGGCTGCCGGCCGCTCAGGAACGGCCGTCGGTTTCCTGA
- the opcA gene encoding glucose-6-phosphate dehydrogenase assembly protein OpcA: MKTDLTDTTSSKINKALVLGRRAIGTPAIGMVLTLVIVTDEENAYDALKAANEASREHPSRTLVVIKRPSRSPRDRANARLDAEVRLGADASTGETVVLRLYGEVIDHAQSVVLPLLLPDAPVVVWWPVQGPTDPANDPLGALGQRRVTDSYASEHPVRDLTARAAAYTPGDTDLSWTRITPWRSMLAAALDQVTCEVTAAEVEGEEFNPSVELLAMWLADRLKIPVKRSASAGPGLTAVRMETTCGPIVLHRPDATLATLCIEGQPDRSVALKRRETSELIAEELRRLDPDDTYASALRYGVDRLGEAARPAGGGAAEPDERSGEDRSAEEKPAAKKAATKSPAKKAAAK, from the coding sequence ATGAAGACCGACCTGACGGACACCACGTCCAGCAAGATCAACAAAGCCCTGGTGCTGGGGCGCCGCGCCATCGGCACACCCGCCATCGGCATGGTCCTCACCCTGGTCATCGTCACCGACGAGGAGAACGCCTACGACGCGCTGAAGGCCGCCAACGAGGCGTCCCGCGAGCACCCCTCGCGCACCCTGGTGGTCATCAAGCGCCCCTCGCGTTCGCCGCGCGACCGGGCCAACGCCCGCCTGGACGCCGAGGTGCGCCTCGGCGCCGACGCCTCGACCGGCGAGACGGTCGTGCTGCGGCTGTACGGCGAGGTCATCGACCACGCCCAGTCGGTGGTCCTGCCGCTGCTCCTCCCCGACGCCCCGGTGGTCGTCTGGTGGCCGGTGCAGGGCCCGACCGACCCGGCCAACGACCCGCTGGGCGCCCTCGGGCAGCGGCGCGTCACCGACAGTTACGCCTCCGAGCACCCGGTGCGGGACCTGACCGCGCGCGCCGCCGCCTACACGCCCGGCGACACCGACCTGTCCTGGACCCGGATCACCCCGTGGCGCTCGATGCTCGCGGCGGCCCTGGACCAGGTCACGTGCGAGGTCACCGCGGCCGAGGTGGAGGGCGAGGAGTTCAACCCGAGCGTCGAGCTGCTGGCCATGTGGCTGGCGGACCGGCTGAAGATCCCGGTCAAGCGCTCGGCCTCCGCGGGCCCCGGCCTGACCGCCGTACGCATGGAGACCACCTGCGGGCCCATCGTGCTGCACCGGCCGGACGCCACCCTGGCCACCCTGTGCATCGAGGGCCAGCCGGACCGGTCGGTCGCGCTCAAGCGCCGGGAGACCTCGGAGCTGATCGCCGAGGAGCTGCGGCGGCTCGACCCGGACGACACCTACGCCTCGGCGCTGCGCTACGGCGTGGACCGGCTCGGCGAGGCGGCACGGCCCGCCGGCGGCGGTGCGGCGGAACCGGACGAGCGGTCCGGCGAGGACCGGTCCGCCGAGGAGAAGCCGGCGGCGAAGAAGGCCGCGACAAAGTCCCCGGCCAAGAAGGCGGCGGCCAAGTGA
- the zwf gene encoding glucose-6-phosphate dehydrogenase yields MNAVHGANPLRDAADRRLPRIAGPSGLVIFGVTGDLSRKKLMPAVYDLANRGLLPPGFSLIGFARREWQDEDFADEVYQAVKQHARTPFREEVWQQLSQGMRFVQGNFDDNEAFETLKKTMEELDQAQGTGGNFAFYLSVPPKFFPLVVQQLKKHGLADEKGDAWRRAVIEKPFGHDLTSAKELNEIVHEVFSPDQVFRIDHYLGKETVQNILALRFANTLFEPIWNRSYVDHVQITMAEDIGIGGRAGYYDGIGAARDVIQNHLLQLLALTAMEEPASFDADALAAEKTKVLGAVRLPKDLGKSTVRGQYAAGWQGGAKAVGYLEEDGIDPQSKTDTYAAIKLGIDNRRWAGVPFYLRTGKRLGRRVTEIAVVFQRAPHSPFDHTATEELGQNALVIRVQPDEGVTLRFGSKVPGTSMEVRDVSMDFAYGESFTESSPEAYERLILDVLLGDANLFPRTEEVELSWQILDPIEQFWDRHGKPAQYESGTWGPVEADEMLARDGRSWRRP; encoded by the coding sequence TTGAACGCAGTTCATGGAGCGAATCCGCTCCGTGACGCCGCAGACCGACGGCTCCCGCGCATCGCGGGGCCGTCGGGCCTGGTGATCTTCGGCGTTACGGGCGATTTGTCCCGGAAAAAGCTGATGCCCGCCGTCTATGACCTCGCCAACCGGGGCCTGCTGCCGCCGGGCTTCTCGCTGATCGGGTTCGCCCGGCGCGAGTGGCAGGACGAGGACTTCGCCGACGAGGTGTACCAGGCCGTCAAGCAGCACGCCCGCACGCCCTTCCGGGAGGAGGTGTGGCAGCAGCTCAGCCAGGGGATGCGGTTCGTCCAGGGCAACTTCGACGACAACGAGGCGTTCGAGACCCTGAAGAAGACGATGGAGGAGCTGGACCAGGCGCAGGGCACCGGCGGCAACTTCGCCTTCTACCTCTCCGTGCCGCCCAAGTTCTTCCCCCTCGTCGTCCAGCAGCTCAAGAAGCACGGGCTGGCCGACGAGAAGGGCGACGCCTGGCGGCGCGCGGTCATCGAGAAGCCGTTCGGGCACGACCTGACCTCCGCCAAGGAGCTCAACGAGATCGTCCACGAGGTCTTCTCGCCCGACCAGGTCTTCCGCATCGACCACTACCTGGGCAAGGAGACCGTCCAGAACATCCTGGCGCTGCGCTTCGCCAACACGCTCTTCGAACCGATCTGGAACCGGTCCTACGTGGACCACGTGCAGATCACCATGGCCGAGGACATCGGCATCGGCGGGCGCGCCGGGTACTACGACGGCATCGGCGCCGCCCGTGACGTCATCCAGAACCACCTCCTCCAGCTGCTCGCGCTGACCGCGATGGAGGAGCCGGCCTCCTTCGACGCGGACGCGCTCGCGGCCGAGAAGACCAAGGTGCTGGGCGCGGTGAGGCTGCCCAAGGACCTCGGCAAGTCCACCGTGCGCGGCCAGTACGCGGCCGGGTGGCAGGGCGGCGCGAAGGCCGTCGGCTACCTGGAGGAGGACGGCATCGACCCGCAGTCGAAGACCGACACCTACGCCGCGATCAAGCTGGGGATCGACAACCGCCGCTGGGCGGGCGTCCCCTTCTACCTGCGCACCGGCAAGCGGCTGGGCCGCCGCGTCACCGAGATCGCGGTCGTCTTCCAGCGCGCCCCGCACTCCCCCTTCGACCACACGGCGACCGAGGAACTGGGCCAGAACGCGCTGGTCATCCGGGTCCAGCCGGACGAGGGCGTGACGCTGCGGTTCGGCTCCAAGGTGCCCGGCACCTCGATGGAGGTCCGGGACGTCTCGATGGACTTCGCGTACGGCGAGTCCTTCACGGAGTCCAGCCCCGAGGCGTACGAGCGGCTGATCCTCGACGTCCTGCTCGGGGACGCCAACCTCTTCCCCCGCACGGAGGAGGTCGAGCTGTCCTGGCAGATCCTGGACCCGATCGAGCAGTTCTGGGACCGGCACGGCAAGCCCGCGCAGTACGAGTCCGGGACCTGGGGTCCGGTCGAGGCGGACGAGATGCTCGCACGAGACGGACGGAGCTGGCGCCGGCCATGA